Proteins encoded within one genomic window of Candidatus Poribacteria bacterium:
- a CDS encoding bifunctional homocysteine S-methyltransferase/methylenetetrahydrofolate reductase, which produces MDRIREAVLIGDGGIGSYLHAQGMPLDSSFEAANLSNPALVRRVHADYIAAGARVIETNTFGANRTKLAASQLEDRVAAINAAGVRLAREVAGEEIYVLGSVGPLGKGRPDADEDVASLFGEQLEALIEAGVDAVVLETFSELGELLAALRVAKSLSPTPVIAQMAFYGRGRTSGGEDVHRVVRALEDAGADVIGGNCGPSGPLELSRILRSMAGMTDRPLSAFPNASYARYVDGRFLYTNNASYFGELAVEMVDAGVALIGGCCGTTPEHVWEMSRRLDGRRPTERHAIATPEPEPSPRKRAKRSDSGSDRPANFLEASPHRIRIIVEVDPPRGMQFRKPIRVSQELRELGADAVSIAENQLASVRMSSFALSHLIQRDAGTTAICHLTCRDRNLIGQQSHLMGASALGIRHILAVTGDPVSLDGTGGSSVFDTNSFGLIELMARMNRGENARGEPLGSPTDFVIGGALSPNRARMDAELRRLEKKVSLGATFAMTQPPATPEMVHELREKTRQTDCHIFVGILPLVSHRNAEFLHNEVPGIRLSDEVRERMRSAVDPLAEGVRIAKEAVDVAVDAGFTGIYIIPMLGKYEMASEIVRYIRERHT; this is translated from the coding sequence ATGGATCGTATACGAGAAGCCGTGCTCATCGGAGACGGCGGTATAGGCTCTTATCTGCACGCCCAGGGGATGCCGCTCGACTCCAGCTTCGAGGCGGCGAATCTGTCGAACCCGGCGCTCGTGCGCCGCGTCCATGCGGACTACATCGCCGCCGGAGCGCGGGTCATCGAGACGAACACGTTCGGAGCCAACCGCACCAAGTTGGCGGCGAGTCAGCTCGAAGACCGCGTCGCGGCGATCAATGCGGCAGGGGTCAGACTCGCCCGCGAGGTTGCCGGCGAGGAAATCTACGTCCTCGGTTCCGTGGGCCCGCTGGGCAAAGGACGACCCGACGCGGACGAAGACGTCGCATCGCTGTTCGGAGAGCAGCTCGAAGCGCTGATCGAAGCCGGCGTCGATGCGGTGGTCCTGGAGACCTTCTCCGAGCTCGGAGAGCTGCTGGCGGCGCTGCGCGTGGCGAAGTCGCTGAGCCCGACGCCGGTCATCGCGCAGATGGCGTTCTATGGACGTGGCAGAACTTCGGGAGGCGAGGACGTCCATCGAGTCGTGCGAGCCCTGGAGGACGCGGGCGCCGATGTGATCGGCGGCAACTGCGGACCTAGCGGACCGCTCGAGCTCTCGCGCATCCTTCGTTCGATGGCGGGAATGACGGATCGTCCGCTGTCGGCGTTCCCCAATGCGAGCTACGCGCGCTACGTGGACGGACGGTTCCTCTACACGAACAACGCCTCCTACTTCGGCGAACTCGCTGTCGAGATGGTGGACGCCGGCGTCGCACTGATCGGCGGGTGCTGCGGGACGACGCCCGAGCATGTCTGGGAGATGTCGCGAAGACTCGATGGGCGGCGCCCGACCGAACGGCATGCCATCGCGACGCCCGAGCCGGAGCCATCGCCGCGCAAGCGCGCGAAGCGTTCCGACAGCGGGTCGGATCGCCCGGCGAATTTCCTCGAAGCGAGCCCGCATCGCATCCGCATCATCGTCGAGGTCGATCCTCCGCGCGGCATGCAGTTCCGCAAGCCAATCCGCGTGAGCCAGGAACTGCGCGAGCTCGGAGCAGACGCGGTCAGCATCGCGGAGAATCAGCTCGCCTCGGTACGGATGAGCAGCTTCGCCCTCAGCCACCTGATCCAACGCGACGCGGGCACGACGGCGATCTGCCACCTCACTTGCCGCGACCGCAACCTGATCGGTCAGCAATCGCACTTGATGGGCGCGTCGGCGCTGGGCATCCGGCACATCCTCGCCGTGACGGGCGATCCCGTCTCGCTCGACGGAACCGGCGGGTCATCCGTGTTCGACACGAACTCGTTTGGGCTCATCGAACTGATGGCGCGGATGAATCGCGGGGAGAACGCCCGTGGCGAACCCCTCGGGAGCCCGACGGACTTCGTCATCGGAGGAGCCCTGAGCCCGAACCGCGCGCGGATGGACGCCGAGCTCCGACGACTCGAGAAGAAGGTGTCGCTCGGCGCAACGTTCGCGATGACGCAGCCGCCCGCGACGCCAGAGATGGTTCACGAACTGCGCGAGAAGACGCGCCAGACCGACTGCCACATCTTCGTCGGGATTCTGCCGCTGGTCAGCCATCGGAACGCCGAGTTCCTCCACAACGAAGTGCCGGGAATCCGCTTGTCGGACGAGGTGCGCGAACGAATGCGATCGGCCGTCGACCCGCTCGCCGAGGGCGTGCGCATAGCCAAAGAGGCTGTCGACGTCGCTGTCGATGCGGGGTTCACCGGAATCTACATCATCCCGATGCTGGGCAAGTACGAGATGGCATCGGAGATCGTCCGATATATCCGGGAAAGGCATACGTGA
- a CDS encoding YihY/virulence factor BrkB family protein codes for MSVQNGAKRPLHRRLLRMYPRAFVGVWEDDVAGFATQMAYNAMFSIFPGLLLLAALVQRLGTANLVAQLMRVAERHLPREMMDLVQANVELLVLSRLSGVFTLGTSLVLLWVASNFMNVFLKSLSVVYREPDTRSLVAAYFVRRAKALAVVVVFGFASALSFNLFVFGGRTARLVESALGLANVVSGTLDTLRWPLAFIMMTFSTMLLYMLVPSRSVTLKRAWPGALTFSVFWIAMTGLFSAYVTGFAHYSSVYGAIAGLIMMMTWFYLSSLLLLFGAEVNAAWAGIR; via the coding sequence ATGTCAGTCCAGAACGGCGCCAAGCGTCCTCTCCATCGACGCCTGCTGCGGATGTACCCTCGTGCGTTCGTCGGCGTCTGGGAGGACGACGTCGCGGGATTCGCGACGCAGATGGCGTACAACGCCATGTTCTCGATCTTTCCCGGGCTGTTGCTGCTCGCGGCGCTCGTGCAGCGGCTCGGGACGGCGAACCTGGTCGCCCAGCTCATGCGCGTCGCGGAGCGCCATCTGCCCCGCGAGATGATGGACCTCGTTCAGGCGAACGTGGAACTGCTCGTCCTGAGCCGGTTGTCGGGCGTGTTCACGTTGGGAACCTCGCTCGTCCTGCTGTGGGTGGCGTCGAACTTCATGAACGTGTTCCTGAAGTCGCTGAGCGTCGTCTACCGGGAACCGGACACGCGCTCGTTGGTCGCGGCGTATTTCGTCCGCCGCGCCAAGGCGTTGGCGGTCGTCGTCGTGTTCGGATTCGCGTCGGCGCTCTCGTTCAATCTCTTCGTCTTCGGAGGTCGGACGGCGCGGCTCGTGGAGTCGGCTCTCGGGCTGGCGAACGTCGTCTCCGGGACGCTCGACACGCTGCGCTGGCCCCTCGCCTTCATCATGATGACCTTCAGCACGATGCTGCTGTACATGCTGGTTCCCTCTCGATCCGTCACGCTCAAACGCGCGTGGCCCGGAGCGCTCACGTTCAGCGTGTTCTGGATCGCGATGACGGGCCTATTCAGCGCGTACGTGACGGGGTTCGCCCATTACAGCAGCGTCTACGGAGCCATCGCCGGCCTCATCATGATGATGACCTGGTTCTACTTGTCCTCGCTCCTGTTGCTCTTCGGAGCCGAGGTGAACGCCGCTTGGGCTGGAATCCGATGA
- a CDS encoding lipid-A-disaccharide synthase — MARSPCICVCSGESSGDLHGAALVGAIRQQEPNASVFGMGGDKMRAAGVELVIDIADSSIMGLTEVVRAIPAFLRKLRLLCRAIESRRPDVVVLIDFPDFNMRLGQRVRGSGVPVVYFIPPKAWAWRRRRGPAVAKMAERVICILPFEAAFYRSCGATVEDVGNPLVDVIRDAHPLDRDAARERFGMPPGAPTVGLLPGSRRREIDALMGSLLGAAERLVTADPSRRFLLPCAPSVRASVADHLAAFEGQAPIHAVHNDTYNAIRACDVVVAASGTVTLEAALLGVPMVVVYRLSALTFTIARRLVRVRTSALPNLIAGTDVVPELLQNDVTPERIAAECERLLTSAEARGAQRDALAKVARAVGDGGSTARAAEAVLTVAASRATT; from the coding sequence GTGGCGCGTTCGCCGTGCATATGCGTCTGCTCCGGAGAATCGAGCGGCGACCTGCATGGCGCGGCGCTCGTGGGCGCCATCCGCCAGCAGGAACCGAATGCCTCGGTGTTCGGGATGGGCGGCGACAAGATGCGCGCCGCCGGGGTCGAGCTCGTCATCGACATCGCCGACAGCTCGATCATGGGCTTGACCGAGGTGGTTCGCGCGATACCCGCCTTCCTGCGGAAGCTGCGCCTGCTGTGCCGTGCCATCGAATCGCGCCGACCCGACGTGGTGGTGCTGATCGACTTCCCGGACTTCAACATGCGCCTCGGACAGCGCGTGCGCGGCTCGGGGGTTCCGGTCGTCTACTTCATCCCGCCGAAGGCGTGGGCGTGGCGTCGTCGTCGGGGTCCCGCCGTTGCGAAGATGGCGGAACGTGTCATCTGCATCCTCCCGTTCGAGGCGGCGTTCTACCGATCCTGCGGCGCGACCGTCGAAGATGTCGGGAACCCGCTCGTGGACGTCATCCGGGACGCGCATCCGCTGGATCGCGACGCGGCTCGGGAACGGTTCGGCATGCCGCCGGGGGCTCCGACGGTCGGTCTGCTGCCGGGCAGCCGCCGCCGCGAGATCGACGCACTGATGGGTTCACTCCTCGGCGCTGCGGAGAGACTCGTCACGGCGGATCCGTCTCGGCGGTTCCTGCTGCCGTGTGCTCCGAGCGTGCGAGCGTCGGTGGCGGATCATCTGGCAGCCTTCGAAGGCCAGGCGCCCATCCATGCCGTTCACAACGACACGTACAACGCGATCCGGGCATGCGACGTCGTCGTCGCTGCGTCGGGAACCGTGACGCTGGAAGCGGCGTTGCTCGGAGTGCCGATGGTGGTCGTCTACCGGCTGTCGGCGCTCACGTTCACCATTGCGCGACGGCTGGTGCGCGTAAGGACGAGCGCGCTGCCGAACCTCATCGCCGGAACCGATGTCGTGCCTGAGCTGCTGCAGAACGACGTGACCCCGGAGCGGATCGCCGCCGAATGCGAGCGCCTGTTGACCTCTGCCGAAGCTCGAGGCGCGCAGAGGGATGCGCTCGCGAAGGTCGCCAGGGCTGTTGGTGACGGCGGCTCGACGGCGCGCGCGGCTGAAGCCGTTCTGACCGTAGCGGCATCGCGAGCGACAACATGA
- a CDS encoding aminotransferase class I/II-fold pyridoxal phosphate-dependent enzyme: MSATKPFASGTSRMPISGIRMVMDLAAKIPDAIHLEVGQPDFRTPPHIVEAAHRAALDGYTAYTPNAGFPSLRAACAEKVRRENLIDADASNIVVTVGSEGAVASTFVALVDHEDEVLVPEPGWTNYAMLTHARGATPIAYALHEEDGFVPRIDEIARRITHRTKLLVINSPGNPSGAVIPGDVMRELVALADDAGLYILSDEAYEKLVFDGEHVSPGRFDTAGRVVSAFSFSKSYAMTGWRVGFAVAAEPIAKLMTLLQEPYYSCAPSVSQKAAEAALAGPQDCVEQMVAAYARRQRTVVEAFGGTNLVGYQPAGAFYVLVSTSHMGMASFDLVRDCLEKTHVAVAPGATFGPRAEGYIRISVATRDEDVAKGAARLRDYLAGSSGR; this comes from the coding sequence ATGAGCGCGACGAAGCCCTTCGCGTCCGGCACGAGCCGAATGCCCATCTCCGGCATCCGCATGGTCATGGACCTCGCCGCGAAGATCCCGGATGCCATCCATCTGGAGGTGGGTCAGCCCGACTTTCGGACGCCGCCGCATATCGTCGAAGCGGCACATCGCGCTGCCCTCGACGGCTACACGGCGTATACGCCGAACGCGGGTTTCCCGTCGCTGCGGGCTGCCTGCGCCGAGAAGGTTCGCCGCGAGAACCTCATCGATGCGGACGCCTCCAACATCGTCGTGACAGTCGGCTCCGAGGGGGCGGTTGCGAGCACGTTCGTCGCGCTGGTCGATCACGAAGACGAAGTGCTCGTGCCCGAACCCGGTTGGACGAACTACGCGATGCTGACCCACGCGCGGGGCGCGACGCCCATCGCCTATGCGTTGCACGAGGAGGACGGCTTCGTGCCTCGAATCGACGAGATCGCCCGGCGGATCACTCACCGGACGAAGCTGCTCGTCATCAACTCGCCGGGGAACCCCTCAGGGGCGGTGATACCAGGCGACGTGATGCGGGAGTTGGTGGCGCTCGCCGATGACGCCGGGCTCTACATCCTCTCCGACGAGGCGTACGAGAAGCTCGTGTTCGACGGAGAGCATGTCAGCCCGGGGCGCTTCGACACGGCGGGGCGCGTCGTCTCGGCGTTCAGCTTCTCCAAGTCCTATGCGATGACCGGCTGGCGCGTGGGGTTCGCTGTCGCGGCGGAGCCCATCGCGAAGCTGATGACGCTCTTGCAGGAACCGTACTACTCCTGCGCTCCGTCCGTGTCGCAGAAGGCGGCGGAAGCGGCTTTGGCAGGTCCGCAGGACTGCGTCGAGCAGATGGTCGCCGCCTATGCGCGCCGACAGCGCACGGTCGTGGAGGCGTTCGGCGGAACGAACCTGGTGGGCTATCAGCCTGCCGGCGCGTTCTACGTTCTCGTCTCCACGTCGCACATGGGCATGGCGTCGTTCGATCTCGTCCGCGACTGTCTCGAGAAAACGCACGTCGCCGTGGCTCCCGGAGCCACCTTCGGGCCCCGCGCCGAAGGATACATCCGAATCTCCGTGGCGACGCGTGACGAGGACGTCGCCAAAGGAGCGGCGAGGCTCCGCGACTACCTCGCCGGATCGAGTGGTCGCTAG
- the lpxK gene encoding tetraacyldisaccharide 4'-kinase, whose product MTPAMWLASPVLVPLSWAVASVASRRRGQPPPDRVRLDVPVVSVGNLAVGGTGKTPTVAALVTRLSAAGCHVGVVMGSYGSPTRRQPPTVVSDGRRLTADLRSVADEVAMFARAHPAIPLATGHVKSEAASALACAVPLGCLIVDDGFQHHRLARDMDIVVLDAASPFDNGRVLPAGRLREPPSAIAGADAIVLSHADQRDDHAIEAIRRLAPLVPVVESIHVPVRLRRGGSDECLDFACLLGAHVTAVCGIGRPSSFLSMVRRLGADARLLGFADHHRYSPHDMARLAALARGSRIVTTAKDEAKWLGVSDFEYWTLDIAVEWNPKDALVDRVLALCRARA is encoded by the coding sequence ATGACGCCAGCGATGTGGCTTGCCTCACCGGTCTTAGTTCCGCTGAGCTGGGCAGTCGCTTCCGTCGCATCGCGTCGGAGGGGGCAGCCCCCGCCAGATCGTGTACGGCTCGACGTTCCGGTCGTCTCGGTTGGCAACCTGGCTGTCGGCGGGACCGGCAAGACGCCGACTGTCGCCGCCCTGGTGACGAGGCTGTCGGCAGCGGGTTGTCACGTGGGCGTCGTGATGGGCTCGTATGGCTCTCCGACCCGTCGGCAGCCTCCGACGGTCGTCTCGGACGGTCGCCGACTGACGGCTGACCTCCGGTCGGTCGCGGACGAGGTCGCCATGTTCGCCCGCGCGCATCCGGCGATCCCGCTCGCCACCGGTCACGTCAAGTCCGAGGCGGCGTCCGCGCTCGCTTGCGCCGTCCCTCTCGGTTGCCTTATCGTGGACGACGGTTTTCAGCATCACCGGCTCGCGCGAGACATGGACATCGTCGTCCTCGATGCCGCGTCGCCGTTCGACAACGGGCGCGTGCTCCCTGCCGGGAGATTGCGCGAACCCCCATCGGCAATCGCCGGCGCGGACGCGATCGTCTTGAGCCACGCGGATCAGCGCGACGATCATGCCATCGAGGCGATCCGGCGTCTGGCTCCGCTCGTGCCGGTGGTCGAGTCGATTCATGTGCCCGTACGCCTTCGGCGCGGCGGCTCGGACGAATGCCTCGACTTCGCGTGTCTTCTTGGCGCCCATGTCACGGCAGTCTGTGGTATCGGACGTCCTTCATCGTTCCTGAGCATGGTCCGGCGGCTCGGGGCAGATGCCCGCTTGCTCGGCTTTGCGGACCACCACCGCTACTCGCCCCACGACATGGCGCGCCTGGCGGCTCTGGCACGCGGCTCGCGCATCGTAACGACGGCGAAGGACGAGGCGAAGTGGCTGGGTGTCTCCGACTTCGAATACTGGACGCTGGACATCGCCGTGGAGTGGAACCCCAAGGATGCCCTCGTCGACCGCGTTCTCGCGCTGTGTCGCGCGCGCGCCTAG